The genome window TCTACCcctacttaaaaataaatttacgcttctCCCACCAAAAATattcaattttgccctcggttcaaaattacgattttgccccgtttaaatttacagttttcccattagtttttttttcctcATAGCCacgttacgattttgccctcaaactaaatttatatttttcCATCGTTTTTCTTTGTTTTCCTGGTTAAATTACAACTTttcccccagtgtaaaattacaatCATGccggcagctgcctgacactcccccattggtccatttaatttacgattttatccctgaataaaaattatgatttcgccctcagttcaaaattatgttttcccatcgttttagtttttccCTCAAAAGtagaaaactttttttttattggttgactcgatttaatttttttccgtgtcaaggagctgcctaacactcgctcattagtcctgaaaaattgcAGTTTTGCCCTGGGCCAAAAAAAAAcagtcttatcatcgttttagtttttttactgACAAAATTATAATAgtgttttttaattgattgagaattattcggccatcgccccgtaacgcgggcggggcatcaccTAGTTATATACATAGTAGAAGCTACATCTTGCACCAAAGGTAAGGAGTTGGCCGAGAAACTTATGATTTTAAAACAGAAGGTAAATGAGTGTTGGGTCAAAAAAGAGTCAATGGCTGACCTACGATTACTAGCGATTCCGGCTTCAAGCAGGCGAGTTGCAGCCTGCAATCCGAACTAAGGACGGGTTTTTGGAGAAGAGCAATATGGGTGCAAAACGGGGATGAAATCAAAGTCTATAGCCTCGTTTTGACAAAGCCTATGACACTCTCGATTGGAAATTTTTGTTAACTATTCTCACCCACATGGGCTTCCCGGCGAAATGGAAATGTTGGTTATTGGGCATCTTATACGCAGGGTCCGCAATGGTATTGGTTAATGACCCCCTACACCGGGCTTTTCATACGAAAGGGGCCTACATCAAAAGAGCCCACTGTCcccattttttatttatattagaGATGACGACATTGAATGTAACAATGGGGAAAGCTGCGGAATCTAGCTTGTTTAAAGGTATACAACTACCAAACAACGGCCCCAAAATTTCGCACTTGTTTTACTCAGATGACGTAGTCTTTGTCGGTGATAGAAACATGGAATATGTGAATCACTTGACCCGTGTCATGCGGTGTTTTCTTGGCATCGAGTTTAAAGGTAAGTCCATCGAAATGTGAAGTGTATGGTGTGGGTTTCGAAGAACAAGAGCTGTCACAAGTAGCTTCGGTTCTAAATTGCAATTTTGGATCGATGCCATTTAAATATTTGGGGATGATGGTGGCAGCCAAGATGAACAGTGGCGGGCTGGAAACCGGTGGTGCATTGCTTTAATTCAAGGTTGTTAAGGTGGAGAATCAAGAATCTGTCCTTTGCGGGTCGGGTAATATTGGCCAAACGGGTACTCGGAAATTTACCAACATACTACCTCTCATTATACAAGGCACACTTGAAGGAATAAGGCGAAGGTTTATTTGGGGATGAGGtagaaatataaaaaaaaaatccgcTGGGTGGGTTGGGAGAAAATGACATCAAAGAAACGAGGCGAATTGGGTTTGGGAAGTCTAAGTGAGGCAAACTTGGCACTACTACTAAAGTGGTGGTGGAGACTAAGGGAAGATACCGAACAAATATGGGTCCAGGTTAAaccattgtgttatattttgcgaCCTATTGTGTCTTCGTACACTTTTAAAGTTAGGAGACTTTGTTGGATAATTTAATATTAACTCCTAGATTTTTTTAAGATAAATTCATTCAACCTTCGTTTTGTAGGATTTGATTCTCAAACTAGAAACACATCAATTAATCACCAGGATGTTCCGTTAAGGATAAATATTACTAAAAATTTAGATGATCGTAAACCATATTAAAAGCTACAAGTTTCAAGAGATGATAAACTCAAACCATAGTAACGTTtggaaataataataaaaatatatctttatgacatgtggcaaaatttaaaataaagagtaagGTTATTCTAGTCAATCGTAtcctttcttctttcttcttctccccggtaacttcaaaacccaccattttcaaaacccactatcttcaaccatttctttactttctatctcaataatcactacattaaagtgcgattttcgtcaccaatcaatgattcaaacacccgatcaacgtgtttttcagcctttttttttttttgaagaaaaccagtttaatttcatacaatatcttattttttcccgtgattttgaagataatcactcgatctgttcgattcgatcgctgataagtgtttctatcattcaaatttcgtcaatcgttgaagaaatcggcttcgatccatgtaagaaattctttaattccatttttacgatctggctttttgatttagtcattgcgttttacgatcttggcgggggtctgCGGGTagcgcccctgggagcagggtccaaggggcggcagcctcTGGCGGAGTCCATTGCGTTTTTAgggaaaacacatttttaagtgttttctgaccattgcgttttaggtaaaacacatttttatgtgttttcagtccattgcgttttaaagaaaacactttcttttgcatttttaggccattgcgttttagaaataaacCACTTTTATGTGTTCTCTGGCCATTGCATTTTAAAAATACacatttttaaatgtttttagtccattacattttaggtaaaacacatttttatgtgttttcagtccattgcgttttagaaaaaaagacatttttaagtgttttctgactattgcgttttagataaaacacatttttatatgcTTTCAGTCCATAGCGTTTTttaaagtacactttcttttgtgtttttagaccattgcgttttagaaaacagacatttttaagtgttttctagctattgcgttttagaaataaaacatttctttgtgttttttgtgcgtTGCGTTtgaggtaaaacacatttttatgtgttttcagtccattgcattttagaaagtacactttcttttgtatttttagacTATTGTATTTTAGAAATAAGAAATTTATTtatgttttctggctattgcgttttagaaaataagacattttttttgtgtttttggtgcaatgcgttttagaaaaatgtcattttttaggttttttttccattgcgttttacgcaactgagttttttttccattgcgttttgcaactgggttttcaaaaaaaaaaatttcgaaaatataGTAATAggatactcgttttaaagataaaaaaatgctcgtttttttgtcaatttttataaaaaaataatgtcgtatgaaagagttattaacgtttaaaaaatgagggggaattggaggagagagaaactattgttctggattgactagaatgccacTAGACAAATTCACGCGCCTATTTTCTTCTCTTTAATTTCAgtcatttaatcttagccattGATTAAATCTattgatggtcaagattacttcctagccttcctagccaaataaactttctattatatcctaacccataaaatataatgtcatatgttaacatATACAGTCGTCAAGATTTATTTTTTAAAGGGTTATTGGagtttaataatcctaagtttcaccagttggccgataataatcccaactttaaaaattccatCCAATAATCCaaacttgtaaaagtttggccgccattgatcctttttaaacatataagaatttggtctACTCAATAGATTCAATTACAAACTtcttaattgatttaagtgcacctatGTTAGAAAAGGATCAATTGCGgtcaaacttttacaagttgggattattggagggaatttttaaagttggaattattatcggccaactggtgaaacttaagattattaaaatccaataacctttttttaaaaataaactttgatgtactatttacttCTTATAacattttagtttattttttatttattattaggtaaaAAACACATGTATTACATGGGGTTGAATCCCGTTTTTATGATAACTTCAAATTATGGGATACAATGATTTTAGGTAGTTTTATACACCTTTATGGttatttgtttatttcatttATAAAACACTTGTCTCCAATTTGTATTCAAAATAGTTTACGGTACAAAAAGGTGGAGTTCGATCCCGTGTTTTTATATATTTCATCACTTTTATGAATTATACCGTAAAATCGAGAACTAAATTCTCTTTAACTGGAGTATAGaattgttatatttaaaaattGTGTTCTTTCTAGATGTTGATGCAATGTGTGATAAATGATGTGGTTAAACCAATTATAACAGTACGTCTAACATTACAAAGGTGAAACTAAATTGTCTAGAATtaacatttgaaagaattgtgcAACTATAATGGTGAGTTTAAACCATTATAGCGATGCATCTAAAAACACGTATAATTTGATAGAAGCATATGCCCCGGACCTAGAATAAATATTTATTCTGGTGAATCAAAACAATAATATAATTATTAAGTATATATCAAACGGGAACCTTTGTTTTCTAATTTACCATAATTTCAACCATCGAACTCCAAAGTATATATATCTACTCATAATACTCGGGATATAActttataattaaataaaaaacaaacgtttatccttatctaaatatttgtttaaaattatttatacaaaaacaaatatttattcttatctaatttttgtttaaaattattattatttaatatgagggataaataggaaaataaggtgagaaacCACCAGAAAATGACACGTGTCAAAAAAAATCATTTATTAGTATGGTAAAATATTTTACatgtttgttaattttttttttttcggaTTTGGTTAGACGTCAAAGTTATCAATTGATTAAAATTACTAGTTATTTAAATAAGTGGACTATACTATAGATTGAAGATCTTGTACATTAAtctaaaagtgtgagaatggtgagaaatATTATGGTGATGACAAGTGCCcaaaatctaaattaattcagaATTAAATGAAAAACACTGATAGCTCATTCGAATTTTTCAAGTTCTTACCTGCTGGGACTGTAATTGGCAGCGGAGACACGAAGTTGTCATCACTGTCCGCAGCTTGTGATGCTGCAGCTGGAAATCAAACATATATTGTTATTATAAAACAACAAAACCATAAAAAAAGTATTTTATATTTTTCATACACGGTGTACGAATTCCGATAAAAGGTGGCACTGCATAACGAAACAATATTTCATCAAGTTATTTTTTTACATTTAtagtttttattttaattataccTTCTTCCCCTATGTTATCATTATCCGAATcatatataataaattaaaatgGTGTTTTATTATGAGAGGTAATTAAAAGAAAACTAATAGAAAAAGAATTGTTTGACACTTTTGAGGGTATATCAAGATCAAGAGCAAAACTAAAACTACCTGTAATTACAATTTACAAATGAATGATATTGGGCCAGTTGATTGAGATGTGGACTTCAAAGAAAATAAATGAAAGTGAAGAACGATGTGAAAAGGGTCCatgattaattaaataattttgTGAACGAAACGGGCCTTGGCCCAATTGGAGGTAATTATTCATTAACTTTCCAAATGAAAATTATATCAAAATAGGGTTACTGTTAATAATTGTGTTCAACATTTTCTTACCTTCTTTTGGATTTAGATTGTATTCTAATTATTCGGTTAGAGTATGTTTAATGGGGCGTTTTATAACGGGGAAGAGGGCCATGGCGCCCAATAATGCCGCCCAACACCGAAATAGGGGGCGCTAGGGGGGTGATTTTTGATGAAGCCGCGATACACATAGCGGCGTTACAATGTTTCCCCtactcacacacacatatattgttacgtatcttatttattttagttttattattattgttaagtCAAGGGATTAGGATGTTATTTTGGTTTAGTTTGGGGGTGTCTTATCTAAGTTTCTTATCTATTTATTTGAATGTTACGTATGGAAGGAATCAAGCATAATTTGAGTCAAATATCTCTCTATCTCTTAGTTTTCTTCTTCCCCAAGGTTTTAACCCTATCAAGGCTCTGATACCCTTGATAGGGTTAAAACCTTGGGGGAGAAGAAAACTAAGAGATAGAGAGATATTTGACTCAAATTATGCTTGATTCCATTCCATACGTAACATCCAAATAAATAGATAAGAACCTTACATAAGACACCCCCAAACTAAACCAAAATAACATCCTAATCCCTTGacttaacaataataataaaactaaaataaataagataCGTAACAATACTCCCCCCTTAACCTACTTTTTGCCCTCAAAAAGTAAGCTCTTCAATTCAATCCTTAACCTTTGTCGTCTTGTTCAGTTTCCTCATCGCCTCCCACGTTAATCACAAAAAGTTGTTTCTTTTTGCACTTGTGTCCTGGAACGAACTTTTCAGTGCACCAAAAGCATTCTCCTTTTGACTTTTTTAACTCTAGTTCCTCACCTGACAAGCGCTTCGCGTTAATAGTTGCTGGTTTATAAGCTGGTGGCCCAGGGACTCCTGTTGGATCTGGAAGCAACGGAAGTTTTGAAGCGTTAACCGAAGGTGTTATTTTGACATCTTCGGGTTGCAACCCATCCTCCACATCTTCACCTGAAAACCGAGGAAACTCAACCTTCCCGACCCGCATAGGCCGAGTATCCGTCCGCGATTCATCGCTAAACAGGCCCTTATCAGGGCCGCCTCCGCCGCCGCTGAAGCCGCCACCGCTTGAATGCTCCTTGAGTGCTCGTAAGATCTCTTCTTGTTGTTTCATCGACTGTTCTTGTTGTTTCAACATGGCGGCTAGGGTTTCTTGGAGATTTGAGATTGCCTTGCCATATTCCTTGAGAGTGCTGTCAATTTCTTGATTGCGATTGTTAGTCATGGCAATCGAAAGTAATTCCGACCGGAGATCGGAACGGCTCTGATACCCTTGATAGGGTTAAAACCTTGGGGAAGAAGAAAACTAAGAGATAGAGAGATATTTGACTCAAATTATGCTTGATTCCATTCCATACGTAACATCCAAATAAATAGATAAGAAACTTACATAAGACACCCCCAAACTAAACCAAAATAACATCCTAATCCCTTGacttaacaataataataaaactaaaataaataagatacgtaacatatatatacatacattgtatgtataattgaagggTTATATAACCCCCTTACCACTACACCCTCTTGTGATATAAAGCCCCATAAAGCACCTCTCTTACGTATTTCGCCACTTATCGCATAACGCCcccaaaggggctttatgactacacatggccttagtCCGATCTTTATGTTTATTTGGATTGGTTACACAATTTTGAGTTATTAAACTTCGATCTGATTTCAAGAGCATCAACCACCAGACAATATAAAAACATCAATTACAACGTGTGGGAAATGCAAGAACGTTGATTATTGTAGATGTTAGCCTTTAATGATGCTCGTGATGGTGATTGCATACGATATAATTGATTTAAGGAGGCTAAGTAATTGCATACGATAACCGTTAGAATGTTAATTAACTTAATGATATACAAGGATGATAACGAATAATTCGACTATTTCAAAACAAGACCCTTAATAATTAACTATCAAGGGGTGCCCTTCTAagtaagaccgtggggtatggtgtgGCTTGGGtttggggcatgagttgacacgtggagttcgagcccTCCCACCGTCTAGTGACatgtccgtggggtatggcggggcgtcgGTGCACCGCGTGGGTTGGCAGGttatcaaaaatatatatatataggtaaagggtactgtacaaattcccttatagtacattacgtacgctacaatctcagccgtccgatcatcttcccgcaatgaaaatcgcatgttgtttttttttgtaataatttcgcatgtgataaatttgatgaaatagcatgtgttttttttgtaacaatttcgcatgtgttaattcaatttcgcatgtgataattttgatgaaatagaaggttgtttttttgtaacaatttcgcatgtggtaattcaatttcgcatgtgataattttgatgaaatagcaggttgttttttttttttgtaacaatttcgcatatgataattttgatgaaatagcatgttggtttttgtaacaatttcgcatgtggtaattttgaagaaatcgcatgttaaaaaaccaacatgcgaaattgttacaaaaaaacaacatgcgattttcaatgcgggaagatgatctgacggctgagattgtacgttaaccagcccctatatatatatatataatttaaaaccCAAGGCGAATAGGAGGCCGCCACATCAAACCCAAGCTcaccccacgcccggcttcaaacccaagtCCCAAAGGcaacgccccaacccaagccccacacCGCACAGTCTAATGATGTTAGTATTTATTTACTTTACTTAGCTCCACATTTTAATTTTCTCTGAGACCCGAATTTTAATAAGTTGATAGTAATAATTGCGTTATTTTGGATTCTTATACGTCATTCTGTGTTATCGACAACAGTGGCAaagtatagaaggggcggggaggggcgtccgaccccccgaactttttgctcagtagtgttatatatgtaattttcgtatagaaatttttgggtatatacgttttcgaccccccggttctatagaatttttttggtatatacgttttcgacccccccccctcgcgtcattcgggtcaagcttcgccactgatcgACAAAACCAGTGATTTGCCATTTTTTTACCACTTCGCTACACATGATAAACAAGGTGCATTCGTGCGTGATTAAGTATATGTAGCGCACACATAAAATGAGCTGATATTAGGATTTTGTTACAACAATCATGGCGATAGGCAAAAACATTAGGGTAATAAGATATATTGAGTTAAATCACAAGTTAAATCACaagaatatatatttatatatatcgATTGTATATATGTATGATATGGTTACATAGCTGCTCTATATATAGAAATTATTTTGAGTTAAAGAGAGAtcgtagggggggggggggggggggaggggtatTCCTAGTTGAGAAGTTATTTTGGTTTATACATTCTACAAGTATATAATCTAGCACTCACATCATCCAAAATGCATGTGAATATAAATATAATGTGTTATAAGGTATATACAGAAGCTTAGGCTATTTGGATAATTGAAAACCAGCAACTTCTCCAAGTGCTTCAACTTCTTTTGCAACTACTTCCACTTTGTCAACAATCTCCATCATTAGAAACAAAAAGTTTGCTATGGCCAGAGATTCGACATTCGCAATCCCTTTAAGCTTCGGTGAAGTTGAAAGTAAGATGAGTTCTTGTTTAACCAACTGCAACTTTGGTATAATCTGGACCGTCGCCTGACACCTTTTCATATTCATGATACTTCTCCCGAGCTCTCGTAAGGTTAGTCCAAGTGCCAATCCCACACTTTCGCATGGCTCGTTGATTGCAAGTTTCAACTGCGCCGAGGGCTGCGTACAAAACAGTAGCAGTGTTAGTTGGTTTAACagaatatttttcaaaatatatgACGCGCGTTACGACGTTACGAACCTGTAATGGTGATCCAAGGCACTCCTGCAATGACAGAATGATAGAAGCAAGTTCCCTTAAGAGTTCTCCTAATTTTAAATATTTATCCCAAGGATAATAGAATCCAAATCTTCCATGCCATGGTTCCCACCTTGCAAAATTTGCCTAAAAATCAAATGGGATTTTAATATTTTCTCATGTTATTTACGCGAAATAAGTATCTTATACACCAAGTATGTTACCAATGATTCATCACTTGATTTGGAGTGcagtactgccttacaatcccttacTTTAATTTTTGGCATGCTTTCTTCTTCACCAACCACATTAAAGTATGCTTTCATGTAGTCTACAAATCACCATTTTAAAACTTTTTAgattataataatacaaaaatatTCAAATTCTTTTCATGTGGTTGTAACTTGTAACTACTATATACCTTCAACGCTGCATGCTATTTTGTCGAACTTGGAGGATGTCAAACGATGAAGTTCATCGCTAGCCCACATTGGAAAAATGAGTAAACTAGTGAATATGCATACCGCAAAACCCATGCCAATCGTTGAGAGCCGCTCACGGGCTAACTCAATAACTTTATCAGCACGTAAACCAGATACGGCTACCAGATTAAAAGTTAGAATGAATATCATGAACCCATAATCATATTTACTTTTTATGCTTGGAATCAATCGACAGTATGTAGCTGCGGCACCTACACATCACAAAAGAAATTCTTGATAAACACACTTGATTTTATGTATACGTATACGTATATGCATATGCATATGTACATGTGAGTCAATATATGTATGCAGGTTACACTTGTTATGCTATGCTATCAATGACCATTTTGAATGGttgattaaaaaataaaaaataaaaaaccattTTGGTAACATTTATTCTTACCAAAAATAAAAACTGAAGAACCAACCACTGCAGCATTTCCAATCTTTCCTAAGTCATCTGCTAAAACTGCTGCTACACACCCTAATCCACCTCCAAGTATAGTTCCAAGTCCGCGGAGTAACCCTTTGCTTAACAAGGCACCTAGAACATGTATCAATTATCGAAAATAGATTTAGCGCAAATACTTGAAGGTATAATGGTTTTTCATTGGTGTTCAGTATTCACCGGCCCTTTTTAGTATGAAAATAAATACGTGTTATAAAAGAATTGACGACGAACCTGCGAAGAACTCGAAGACAACCACAACAGTCATGATAGCCCACATGGCATTTTCGCCAACTTGCTCGAAAAGTGGATCGAGGAGATAGAGAAGTGAAACCAAAACTAAAGCAATTCCCACCTTGACGCTATGAATGATCTTTTTCGTATCTTGCCCACACTGTTTTTCCATAAGAGATGCAAAACTATAAACAAAAGATAGTTTCTTGTAGTTGGAAGAATTTTCATTTGCATTTGCATTTGCATTTGCATTTGCATTTGCAATATCATTTTCATTGGAAATGTGTATGATGGTGCTCATGGTTACTCGCTTCTTCTTCGCATTAGTCGAGTTAGAACTTATTATGCAAGTTAGGTTGTGGGATGAGACTTATATACATGACCAATTGACCACTAGTCATTAGATATGAACTAAGCATAGGTGAGTGCTAAAGTTGGCATCTGTTTCCTAGAAATTCTTTCATTTTGACCAATGATCACACTTGATTGAatgatattattattataactagtaAGTGGTTTCATTTGTGAATTAAGTGGAACATGTTTGTCCTTTTGTATATATGGAGGATGGCCTTTTGACACAAACATGTTAGTGGCTAGTGCAATGCCTGTTATTTGAGCAAAGACCAAGTGCTCTACACTGATTGTTCAAGTACCAACCTTTTGATAGGATTTGAATATGTGTTTGATGAGTGATTAAACGATATGTCGCCGAGTGTAGTTTGCATGACCATGAGTATGACCGATACCGAACATAAGTTGCTTTCTCTAATCCCTTTTAATGTCATATTCCTGAACAGTCTATTGCAGTAAGATGAAGTTCCAGCTTTTAATCATTTGTCTGGTGAAATAAATTCTATTCACAAGCTTAACTGGAAAATACACAACATGTCAAAATTTGGCTAAAGTGTATTTTTAAGGCATAAAATCTCCAAAATCATTTTATTCAAAAGGTTAGATAATCATTAAACTAATCTAATGTAGTCTTTATACCATAttgagtaaactgctaaaatggtccctgaggtttggtcacttttaccaCTTTAGTCCATAACTCAAACCTTTTTAATCTGGGTCTATCTGGTTTcgattttgttgccattttcgtccaaaagcaaaatctggtcagatttttcagttaatatGCCATTTTCGATTTTGCCCTtaattaaaagggaggaaaaagaaaaaaaaaacttaatgttaactgaaaaatctgactagattttgattttggatgaaaatgacaacaaaattaaaaccagaaggacccagattcaaaagatttaagttttggactaaagtgccaaaagtaaccaaacctcagggatcaTTTTGGCACTTTACTCTAACATATTTATTTACATGTGTTAATTATTTAAATAACTTTTAAAAGTTAAGTGGATGTAAAAGCCTTTGTGGGtcaacccattttgacccgttactcaACTGACTATGGTATGTATAGATATATAGTCCTATATGCATGTGTAATCTATATATCTATCTCAAAATATTGTAAATCCTTGGGGCAAAGAGATTTGATACTACTTTTATATAAGCATGAAGAATTCCAATTTCACTTCAACAGATAGGGGAGCATCAACTGTTAGATCATATACATTATAAACCAAAACAAAAGGTTTAATTTTCTTAACTGGTGATGTTAATTGTTATGGtatattagttaattaatgacacCACACAAACTATAGTGCACCATTTAGAGGTGTCTCACTATCAGTTGTCTGGACGGTAACACGTGGTTAAAATATTATAGTGGTTAAAATATCATACAATAGCATCATACGatatgatacgatacgatataattTAACGACAGTCCACAAGTCTTTACTCTTTAGGTATTTCTCTAATATGCTTAAATGAcaatctaattctaataaaagacTCTCAATAATGTCGCATGGCATTTTCTCCATCAATTCATTAATATTAatgatattattaattaattaatatctaattctaatttataattaaaaaaatatataaattatctataattttaaaaCCTTTGATTTTATTACTTCTTAAAATGGATAAGCATAATCTCACATGACATTTTCTCCATCAATtcattaatattaattataatattaattaatatctaattctaatttatgattaaaaaatatataaattatctaTAATATTAAAACCTATGATTTTATTATTTCTTAAAATGGATAAGCATATGCTTTAGTTTACGTTATCTATTTTGCATAAATCAAGTTTGAGAAAAAAAATAATTGATATTGTCTAAGAAACATGGTGTTACGCtgttaaaatgttattttttatagTGTTACGTtattaaaaatgttatttttattaattatatgcATCAGTATTTCATATCAACACTACAAAAAATGTAAAATAATTACACTCGGATttgagtttatatattagaaataatgTAGTGAAGTGATTATTT of Helianthus annuus cultivar XRQ/B chromosome 1, HanXRQr2.0-SUNRISE, whole genome shotgun sequence contains these proteins:
- the LOC110943671 gene encoding aluminum-activated malate transporter 14, with product MSTIIHISNENDIANANANANANANENSSNYKKLSFVYSFASLMEKQCGQDTKKIIHSVKVGIALVLVSLLYLLDPLFEQVGENAMWAIMTVVVVFEFFAGALLSKGLLRGLGTILGGGLGCVAAVLADDLGKIGNAAVVGSSVFIFGAAATYCRLIPSIKSKYDYGFMIFILTFNLVAVSGLRADKVIELARERLSTIGMGFAVCIFTSLLIFPMWASDELHRLTSSKFDKIACSVEDYMKAYFNVVGEEESMPKIKVRDCKAVLHSKSSDESLANFARWEPWHGRFGFYYPWDKYLKLGELLRELASIILSLQECLGSPLQPSAQLKLAINEPCESVGLALGLTLRELGRSIMNMKRCQATVQIIPKLQLVKQELILLSTSPKLKGIANVESLAIANFLFLMMEIVDKVEVVAKEVEALGEVAGFQLSK